In Carcharodon carcharias isolate sCarCar2 chromosome 35 unlocalized genomic scaffold, sCarCar2.pri SUPER_35_unloc_17, whole genome shotgun sequence, the sequence CACCGCGATCGCCCCCTTCTTTATTTTGGATGCTGACTGAGGGATGGATATTGGCCCCCCCCCAGGACGCAGCGGGGATCCTTTACATAAGCACACCACCCCCCTCAGCGTAGACTCACTCACGGGCCATGTGTTTCTCTTCCCGCAGAGCATTAAGAAGCACCTGGCCTCGATCAGTGACTGGTCGGCTCTGAGCGCGGAGaccgggagggcgagagagaacgCCAAGAAGAATCGCTACAAGGACATCTTACCCTGTATGGCCCTTGTGGTTAACCCAGGAAATGGGCATTGGGCTGGGTCTGTggtgacgggggtgggggtggggagtccgGTGATTTGATGCGGTCCAGACATTGGCCCTTGAATAACAAATCAGATCCAGGTGCGGGCCAAGGGTTTCGCAAACAGGTTTGAGTTTTCCAGAAAGGTTCCTACCACCCAAGAAGGAACATCGTCCCCTTGACTtgggaataaaaaaaaagcagagtGTGTCTTAAACAGAGAGTGGctacagaattccgaggtgcagagggatctgggtgtcctagtgcatgagtcacaagacGTTGGTGcgcgggtacagcaagtaattaagaataatggaatgttatccttcattacgagagggattgaatataaaagtaaggatgttaagcTTCACTTGTACAGGGGcagtggtgagaccacacctcgaatactgtgggcagttctggtctccttatttaaggaagggtgtaaacgGGTTGGAGGCGGTtcggaggaggtttactagattgagacctggaatgagtgggttgtctgatGAAGaaagggttggacagactgggcttgttcccactggagtttagaagagcgagggggagatttgattgaagtgcacaaaacCCTGAACAGTCTTGAGACAAGGTGGGCATGGAAAGggattttcctcttgtgggtgagtccagaactaggggggaagtgttttaaaattaggacagagatgaggagaaatgttttcccctcagagggttgtgcgagtttggaattctctgcctcaggagggggtggaggtggaggtcactgaatatttttaaggccgagggaGACAGGTccttgtcaggcaagggaatcgaaggttaCCTGGGTCGATGGGAACGTGGAACAcaacagatcagcaatgatcttatcgaatggtggagcaggctcgaggggctgaatggcctaatcctgctcctgttTTGTAAATTTTAGTGTTGTTTTAAGTTCCAGGAGAAGAAAAGACACAATTGGTTTGAAAATAAAGCTCTCCTTTCGATATTGGCTCCCATGGAACATTTCAGACAACCGGCCTTCTAATGAATTCTTTTAGACACATTGTGCAGGTATAAATAGCGGAATCTCTAAATAACaactctttttattcattcatgggatgtgggggtcactggctgggcccagcgtttattgcccacccctaattgcccccttgagaaggtggtgggtgagccgccttcttgagccactgcagtccccgtgtagtgtaggtacacccaccgtgctgttagggaggaagttccaggattttgtcccatgtggtgtaggtacacccaccgtactgttagggagggagttccaggattttgtcctgtgtggtgtaggtacacctaccgtgctgttagggagggagttccaggattttgacccagcgacagtgaaggaacggccgatatatttccaagtcgggatggtgaggggctcctaggggaacttgcaggtggtggtgttccccatgtgtctgctgcccttgtccttctaggtggtagaggtggtgggtttgggcagcgctgtcgaaggagccttggcgagttgctgcagtgcatcttgtagatggtacacacactgctgcccctgtgcgtcggtggtgcagggagtgaatgtttgtggatggggagccaatcgagcggggctgctttgtcctggacggtgtcgagcttcttgagtgttgtgggagctgcactcatccaggcaagtggggagtatcccatcacactcctgacttgtgccttgtagatggtggacaggttttggggagtcaggaggtgagttactctctgcaggattcccagcctctgacctgctcttgtagccacaatatttatatggctgggtccagttcagtttctggtcaatggtaacccccaggatgttgatagtgggggattcagtgatggtaatgccattgaacatcaagcggcgatggttagattctctcttgttggagatggtcattgcctggtacttgtgtggggtgaatgttcCTTACCACGTGTcggccccaagcctggatattgtccaagtcttgctgcatttggacatgggctgcttcagtatctgaggagtcgcgaatggtgctgaacattgtacaaccatcagcgaacatccccacttctgaccttatgatgggaggaaggtcatcgatgaagcagctggagatggttgttgAGTGAGGTGTTCAATCCCAGAGGGCCGCTTCTCTGGCCGGCGGGTTTGCCAGTGTCGTTGGCGTTTTAGACCAATGCCTGCGCCACCCCCTCTACCAACCTCCCAAGCCAGTGTTACAACCGGGTGCCGCCAAGCCAAAAGGGGGGCGTCCGGACGAGCGGTCCTCAGGGCCTGTTTAAAGGCCCCTGAGGTAtaccatccctctgcctgtctgatCGCGCCAAGGTCCACGTTGAAATGGGATGGGGCCTCCCAGCTGAGCTGACCTCCTGTCTTTTCGGTTTCTCCTCAGTCGACCAGACTCGGGTGTCCCTGAAGCTGCTCCTGAACGAAGGGTATTCCGACTACATCAACGCCAACTTCATCCGGGTAAGGTGACCTCGCACCCGCCTGCCCTTCCCCTCAGCCACTGCCCTCGTCCGCCTCTCGATTGTGGGGGGAGAGGCGTCACGCCCGTCTGCCTTCGACATTCCGGAGTGGGAGAGTCCGAGGGTCATACGACCAAAGCACAGCGAGAACCCACACCCGAGCCCCAACCCCGGGGTAGAGAGGCCTAGGAAGTAGGCCCGGGATCCGagggttattgggggtggggggtgggggaagatggACAGGAAAGGGGCGTTGGATCACATTCAGAACAGCCGGGGTCCCGCTGAATGATgcagcaggctagaggggctgaatggccacatcCCGCTCccaattcctatgttcctaaccaaCCTTGGCCCCAGCTGGTGTCTCGGTCTCGGCCCGAAGGTCGGAGGTCGTACGGGACGGACACTCCCCacggggtcagcgctgagggagcgccgcactgtcggggggtcagtgctgagggagcgccgcactgtcggagggtcagtgctgagggagcgccgcactgtcggagggtcagcgctgagggagcgccgcactgtcggagggtcagcgctgagggagcgccgcagtgtgggagggtcagcgctgagggagcgccgcactgtgggagggtcagtgctgagggagcgccgcactgtcggagggtcagcgctgagggagcgccgcactgtcggtgggtcagtgctgagggagcgccgcactgtcggagggtcagtgctgagggagcgccgcactgtcggagggtcagtgctgagggagcgccgcactgtcggtgggtcagtgctgagggagcgccgcactgtcggagggtcagtgctgagggagtgccgcgctgtcggagggtcagtactgagggagcgccgcactgtcggagggtcagtgctgagggagtgccgcactgtcggagggtcagtgctgagcgagtgccgcactgtcagagggtcagtactgagggagtgccgcactgtgggagggtcagtgctgagggagcgccacgctgtcggagtgtcagtgctgagggagcgccgcattgtcggagggtcagtgctgagggagcgccgcactgtgggagggtcagtgctgagagagcgccgcactgtcggagggtcagtgctgagggagcgccgcactgtcggagggtcagtgctgagggagcgccgcactgtcggagggtcagtgctgagggagcgccgcactgtcggagggtcagcgctgagggtgcgccgcagtgtgggagggtcagtgctgagggagcgccgcactgtcggagggtcagtgctgagggagtgccacattggaggagggtcagtgctgagggagtgccgcactgtcggagggtcagtgctgagggagagccgcactggcggagggtcagtgctgagggagcgccgcactgtcggagggtcagtgctgagggagcgccgcgctgtcggagggtcagtgctgagggagagccgcactgtcggagggtcagcgctgagggagcgccgcactgtcggtgggtcagtgctgagggagcgccgcgctgtcggagggtcagtgctgagggagcgccgcactgtcggtgggtcagtgctgagggagcgccgcactgtcggagagtcagtgctgagggagagccgcactgtcggagggtcagtgctgagggagagccgcactgtcggagagtcagtgctgagggagagccgcactgtcggagggtcagtgctgagggagagccgcactgtcagagggtcagcgctgagggagcgccgcactgtgggagggtcagtgctgagggagcgccgcactgtgggagggtcagcgctgagggagtgccgcactgtcggagggtcagcgctgagggagcgccgcactgtcggtgggtcagtgctgagggagcgccgcgctgtcggagggtcagcgctgagggagcgccgcactgtcggtgggtcagtgctgagggagcgccgcgctgtcggagggtcagtgctgagggagatccgcactgtcggagggtcagtgctgagggagatccgcactgtcggagggtcagtgctgagggagcgctgcactgtcagagggtcagagctgagggagagccgtactgtATTCAGGGATGTGACCCTAAACCTCCCCGTGCCCCCACTACCCCACTATGTGTCCCCACAGGTGATTGTGACAGACCCCATGTTCCACTGTGGAGCGGGGAGTGGCAGTCACTGGGCTGTGAGGAGGAGGGGTGTTCTACCCAGGGTCCTGAGGCCAATATTTTTTGCTCGACCAACTTGctgattattacattgctgtttgtgggagcttgctgtgcacaaaatggctgccgcTCTTcttccaagagcacagtgagcgtatTTCGGTCTAGGAATGTTGTTTGTGGTGGTACTGAGTTTGGAGTGACCCTCTGCTGTGTTCCGCACTCCAGGGTGTCGATGGTGAGAGGTACTATATCGCCACACAGGGCCCTCTGCCACAGACGGTGGTAGATTTCTGGAGGATGGTCTGGGAGTTTGATGTTAAGGTGAGGGGACCTGCCTCACACTCGTTCTCAGGCACCTCGTTTCTGTTCTCCCCTCCCCGAAGGTTATTGGACTGCAGCGTGCATCGCCTCCTGGCCCTGCCTCACTCAGTGTCTGTATTCCTGCGTCCGGCTCACTGCCACAATCATTGGGGTGTCAAGGcctgaccctcactcaccctcaccctcacactcaccctcacactcaccctcaccctcacactcacactcacactcaccctcacactcaccctcaccctcaccctcacacaccctcacactcaccctcacacaccctcacactcaccctcaccctcacactcaccctcacgccctcacactcaccctcacactcaccctcaccctcacacaccctcacactcaccctcaccctcaccctcacactcacactcacactcacactcacacactcacacaccctcaccctcaccctcacactcaccctcacgccctcacattcacactcacactcacaccctcactcaccctcacgccctcacactcacactcacaccctcactcaccctcacaccctcacactcacaccctcactcaccctcacgccctcactcaccttcacaaacacaccctcacactcaccctcaccctcacgccctcacactcaccctcacaccctcacacaccctcaccctcacactcacactcacactcaccctcacgccctcacactcaccctcaccctcacactcacactcacactcaccctcacaccctcacactcacactcaccctcacgccctcacactcacactcaccctcacaccctcacactcacactcaccctcacgccctcacactcaccctcacgcccTCACACCCACGCCCTCACACCCACGCCATCACACCCACGCCCTCACACCCACGCCCTCACACCCacgccctcacaccctcaccctcatgccctctcatgccctctcacaccctcacacaccctcacacaccctcacaccccctcacccaccctcacccaccctcacgcacCCTCATGCACCCTCacgcaccctctcgcacactctcacaccctcacaccctcacactccctcacaccctcacactccctcacaccctctcacaccctctcacaccctctcacacactctcacactctctcacacaccgtcacaccctctcacaccctcacactcgttctcacaccctcacactcgtTGTcctactctctcacactgaccttcaccctcacactctctcacacaccctcacactctctcacacaccctcacactctctcacacaccgtcacacactctcacactctcacaccctctcacaccctctcacaccctcacaaaccctcacacactctcacaccctcacactctctcacacaccctcacacactctcacaccctcacaccctcacaccccctcacactctctcacacaccctcacacaccctcacacactctcacaccctcacaccctcacacactctcacactctcacactctctcacaccctcacacaccttcacacaccctcacacaccctcacacaccctcacacacactcacacactctcacaccctcacacactctcacaccctcacaccctcacaccctctcacaccctcacactcgttctcacaccctcacacttgttctcctactctctcacactgaccttcaccctcacaccctctcacaccacctcacaccctctcacaccctcccacaccctcacacgctctcacatactctcacacgctctcacaccctcacacaccctcacacactcacacattctcacaccctcacacattctcacaccctcacacattctcacaccctctcacaccctcacacattctcacaccctcacacattctcacaccctcacaccctctcacaccctcacaccctctcacactctcacaccctcacaccctctcacactctcacacaccctcacactctctcacactctctcacacacactcacaccctctcacaccctcacactcgttctcacaccctcacactcgttctcacaccctcacactcgttctcacaccctcacactcgttctcctctctcacactgaccttcaccctcacactctctcacaccctctcacaccctctcacatcctcacacaccctcacacactctcacaccctcacacactctcacaccctcacacactctcacaccctctcacacactctcacaccctctcacaccctctcacaccctcacacaccctcacaccctcacaccctcacacttttacactctctcacaccctcacacaccctcacacaccttcacacaccttcacacactctcacaccctcacacattctcacaccctcacaccctcacaccctcacactcgttctcacaccctcacactcgttctcacaccctcacactcgttctcacaccctcacacttgttctcctactctctcacactgaccttcaccctcacactctctcacacaccctctcacaccacctcacaccacctcacaccctctcacaccctctcacaccctcacacgctTTCACACGCTTTCACacgctctcacaccctcacacaccctcacaccctcacacattctcacaccctcacaccctctcacaccctcacacattctcacaccctcacacattctcacaccctcacaccctctcacaccctctcacaccctcacacattctcacaccctcacaccctctcacaccctcacacattctcacaccctcacacattctcacaccctcacacattctcacaccctcacaccctctcacaccctcacacattctcacaccctcacaccctctcacaccctcacacattctcacaccctcacacattctcacaccctcacacattctcacaccctcacaccctctcacaccctcacacattctcacaccctcacacattctcacaccctcacacattctcacaccctctcataccctcacaccctctcacactctcacactctcacactctcacactctcacaccctcacaccctctcacactctcacacaccctcacactctctcacactctctcacactctctcacactctctcacacactctctcacactctcacaccctcacactcgttctcacaccctcacactcattctcacaccctcacactcgttctcacaccctcacacccattctcacaccctcacactcattctcctactctctcacactgaccttcaccctcacactctctcactcacaccctcacactctcacacacgtactGACCTTCaccttgcactctctcacactcaccttcttaccctcacacactcaggtgctctctcactcacactctcactcactcatactcactcacccccacactctcacatactcacccactcacacccactcgctctcttgctctcacactgactctcaaactCACAATTACCCTctgattctcaccctcacactcagcctctctcactcaccttcacattttcactctcccacactccctcacactcacacactcatatactcaccctcaccctctcacacacacatactgacacacacacactcacattctcactctcgcttactcacgctctcactcacacactcatgcacacacaaacaagctcacacactcactcactctctcattctctcccacatgcataaagatgctcacattcacacacactcactatctctctcattcattcactcactctcacactctctctctctcacacagattcacccacattctcacaaacattcacactgtctcattgtctcaatctctctctcactttcatacacactcactctctcacacacacacatgcacattctcacttacacacactctcacgctcacacacactctcacgctcacacacactctcacgctcacacacactctcacgctcacacacactcacactcacacacactctcacactcacacacacactcgctcacacacgcatgctcacacGCATACAGGCAtgctcacacataaacacacacacacacacatatgtaagcatgcatacacactcttatgttctcacactctctcactcacacactcattaacactccctctctcacacacactcacaaacactcacacactcactctcactctctcacacacactctcactcacacacacactctctcactcacacacacacactctttcactcacacacacacactctcactcacacacacactgtctcactcacacatacactctcactcacacaaactctcactcacacacacactctcactcacacacacacactctcactcacacacacacacacactctcactcacacacacactctcactcacacacacgctctcactcacacacacacactctcactcacacacacactctcactcacacacacaatctcactctctcactcacacatacactctcactctctcactcacacatacactctcacactctcactcacacactcacattcatacacacacacactctcactcacacacacactcaatcacacacacacgctcactcacacacacactctcactcacacacacacactctcactcacactctcacacacactctcacacacactctcacacacactctcacacacactctcacacacatactcactttcacactctcactcacacacacactctcactctctcactcacacatacactctcacactctcactcacacactcacattcatacacacacacatgctctcactcacacacacacactctcactcacacacacactctcactcacacacacactctcactctctcactcacacatacactctcacactctcactcacacactcacattcatacacacacacacgctctcactcacacacacacactctcactcacacacacactctcactcacacacacactctcactcacacacacacactctcaaacactcacacactcactctcactctcacacacacactctctcactcacacacacacactctttcactcacacacacacactctcactcacacacacactgtctcactcacacatacactctcactcacacaaactctcactcacacacacactctcactcacacacacacactctcactcacacacacacactctcagtcacacacacactctcactcacacacacgctctcactcacacacacacactctctctcacacacacactcccactcacacacacaatctcactctctcactcacacatacactctcactctctcactcacacatacactctcacactctcactcacacactcacattcatacacacacactctctcactcacacacacactcaatcacacacacacgctcactcacacacacactctcactcacacacacacactctcactcacactgtcacacacactctcacacacactctcacacacactctcacacacactcacacacactgtcacacacattctcacacacactctcacacacatactcactttcacactctcactcacacacacactctcactctctcactcacacatacactcacacactctcactcacacactcacattcatacacacacacacgctctcactcacacacacactctcactcacacacacactctcactcacacacacactctcactcacacactcactctcactcccacacattcactctcactcccacacactcactctcgctcagacacactcactcccgctcacacacacacactctcactcacacacactcgctcacacacactctcgctcacacacactctcgctcactctctcattctctcccacatgcatacagattctcacattcacacacgctcactatctctctcattcattcactcactctcacactcactctctcacacagatacacccacattctcacaaacattcacactgtctgtgtctcaatctctttctcaatttcatgcacactcactctctcacacacacacgcacattctgactcacacacatgcatgctcacgcatgctctcacactcacacacactcacactcacacacacatgcatgctcacaCGCATACAGTCAtgctcacacataaacacactcacacacatacatacgcatgcatacacactctcatgttctcacactctctctcacatattcactcacaataacactctcattcactcacacactctcactcacacactctcactcacacacactcacactcacacact encodes:
- the LOC121274198 gene encoding tyrosine-protein phosphatase non-receptor type 18-like; amino-acid sequence: MERTFRDFFNHLASLEEAVGADNGFSKEFKSIKKHLASISDWSALSAETGRARENAKKNRYKDILPFDQTRVSLKLLLNEGYSDYINANFIRGVDGERYYIATQGPLPQTVVDFWRMVWEFDVK